The proteins below come from a single Parachlamydiales bacterium genomic window:
- a CDS encoding helix-turn-helix domain-containing protein, with protein sequence MKRLFHRYNGNYVNKLVNLVTYIFKRPIFTDIAAKYGVLYMDASQIAAIIRFHRKKGGLTQIELGNLAGIGKTVVFDIEKGKLTVRLSSLLKVMHVLNIKMEFQSQLMLLFKEKLNEKS encoded by the coding sequence TTGAAACGTCTGTTTCACCGTTATAACGGTAATTATGTAAACAAATTAGTAAATTTAGTGACATATATTTTTAAAAGACCTATTTTTACTGATATAGCAGCAAAATATGGTGTTTTATATATGGACGCTTCTCAAATAGCAGCAATTATTCGCTTTCACCGCAAAAAGGGAGGACTAACTCAAATTGAGCTTGGGAATCTTGCTGGAATTGGAAAAACTGTTGTTTTTGACATCGAAAAAGGCAAGTTGACTGTTAGATTAAGCTCACTGTTAAAAGTTATGCATGTATTAAACATCAAAATGGAATTTCAAAGCCAACTAATGCTGTTATTCAAGGAGAAGCTCAATGAAAAAAGCTAA